A genomic window from Mesorhizobium sp. 131-2-1 includes:
- a CDS encoding Flp family type IVb pilin: MNKLMTMARQFRDDENGAAMVEYSILVGIIAGAAILAILAIGFWVTGRFTGLCTKLDGKAGGTCKAANGTGS; the protein is encoded by the coding sequence ATGAATAAGCTCATGACGATGGCCCGGCAGTTCCGCGACGACGAAAACGGCGCTGCCATGGTCGAATATTCTATCCTGGTTGGCATCATTGCCGGCGCTGCCATCCTGGCGATCCTCGCCATTGGCTTCTGGGTCACGGGCCGCTTTACGGGCCTCTGCACGAAGCTTGACGGCAAGGCAGGCGGTACCTGCAAAGCGGCGAACGGCACCGGAAGCTGA
- a CDS encoding Flp family type IVb pilin → MKKLIAIARQFRDDEDGAAMVEYSILVGIIAGAAILAILAIGFWVSGRFSGLCGNLDGKAGGTCKAANGTGS, encoded by the coding sequence ATGAAGAAGCTCATCGCTATTGCCCGGCAGTTCCGCGACGACGAAGACGGCGCTGCCATGGTTGAATACTCGATACTGGTCGGCATCATTGCCGGCGCGGCGATCCTGGCGATCCTCGCCATCGGCTTCTGGGTCAGCGGTCGGTTTAGCGGCCTCTGCGGCAACCTTGATGGCAAAGCCGGCGGCACGTGCAAAGCAGCGAACGGAACCGGGAGCTGA
- the cpaB gene encoding Flp pilus assembly protein CpaB translates to MRANTIIMIILACVFGVLAVVLANIWLANQRNAMAQSDGVKRDTVVVAAVPLKFGDTLTADKLQEIAWPAGAVPTGAFKTTKDLLAGEGTKQALQTIGANEPVLATKITGPGQRATLSAVLGEGMKAVSIRVNDVLGVAGFVFPGDRVDVLLTRTVRDSSGVDKSFVDVLLQSMKVLAVDQVADESKDSPTVVKAVTLEASTKDAQKLTLAAGAGQLSLALRQAAANKGETTERVTLADLTGDTPEDVAKRQAELDKQAAAEAAAAEERKRANDRIDGLAQAVERVGSKLDDLSKVKPAPAVASAPQVEEVVKEVVKYVQPEPPARATIGVFRGIKLETYDVPRQK, encoded by the coding sequence ATGCGTGCCAACACGATCATCATGATTATCCTCGCGTGCGTATTCGGCGTACTTGCGGTTGTGCTCGCCAATATCTGGCTTGCCAACCAGCGCAACGCCATGGCTCAATCCGACGGCGTCAAGCGCGACACTGTGGTGGTCGCGGCAGTGCCTTTGAAGTTCGGCGATACGCTGACAGCCGACAAGCTTCAGGAAATTGCGTGGCCGGCAGGCGCTGTCCCGACTGGCGCCTTCAAGACGACGAAGGACTTGCTCGCCGGCGAAGGCACAAAGCAGGCTCTGCAAACGATCGGTGCCAACGAGCCTGTTCTCGCCACCAAGATCACCGGCCCGGGCCAGCGCGCCACACTTTCAGCCGTGCTCGGCGAAGGCATGAAAGCCGTGTCCATCAGGGTCAACGACGTGCTTGGCGTTGCCGGCTTCGTCTTCCCGGGCGACCGTGTCGACGTGCTGCTGACCCGAACTGTGCGCGACAGCAGCGGTGTGGACAAGAGCTTTGTCGACGTGCTGCTGCAGAGCATGAAGGTGCTCGCCGTCGACCAGGTTGCAGATGAAAGCAAGGACAGTCCGACTGTGGTGAAAGCGGTGACGCTCGAGGCCAGCACCAAGGATGCTCAGAAGCTGACACTCGCCGCCGGCGCCGGGCAATTGTCGCTGGCGCTTCGCCAGGCCGCGGCCAACAAGGGCGAAACGACCGAGCGCGTCACCCTCGCCGACCTGACAGGCGACACGCCAGAGGATGTGGCCAAGCGGCAGGCGGAACTCGACAAACAGGCCGCCGCCGAGGCCGCCGCCGCCGAAGAGCGCAAGCGCGCGAACGACAGGATCGATGGACTGGCGCAGGCAGTGGAGCGCGTGGGCAGCAAGCTCGACGATCTGAGCAAGGTCAAGCCGGCCCCGGCTGTTGCTTCTGCGCCGCAGGTGGAAGAAGTTGTCAAGGAAGTGGTCAAATATGTGCAGCCGGAGCCCCCGGCGCGGGCGACAATCGGTGTCTTTCGAGGTATAAAGCTCGAAACGTATGATGTGCCGCGACAAAAGTAA
- a CDS encoding type II and III secretion system protein family protein translates to MRAFWGPLTAVVLAYLAALSLLSPAAHAADRSIDVSTPTIHRIFVPVSQSVTLQVNSTLGDIAVGDEKIADAQPMTDRTLYVIGKSTGTTTINLFSEDKRTLGTIQVEVGLDVSDMAQAIRQVAPRARIEIGSINGKIRLSGHVKDGATLASIMEVAQQYGPDAIINSVIVDDSQQVNLEVRILEAKRNAGRDLGVSIRSTNGSGTTRTGTGVAAVDSDNLVLGPGDLVSGLLSNTNPFAALITRVIDSNIKVDLIIEALEAKGVVRTLAEPNLTTLSGEPASFNAGGEVPIRSTTKDGEVEIVFKQFGVNLLFTPVVLDDSKIHIKLAPEVSDLTGFTSAGDPIFTNRKLETVVELRDGQSFAVGGLLSSKNTRLQNQVPWLGQVPIVGALFRNSSTQKEETELVVVVTPHLVRPVKPGEQLATPFDKTRPSNDPELILLGQLEVNKDMIRKYELGEGVTGPYGHMLDVKSKDKMLYVKK, encoded by the coding sequence ATGCGTGCGTTCTGGGGACCACTTACGGCAGTTGTACTCGCCTATCTTGCGGCGCTATCGCTTTTAAGCCCAGCGGCCCATGCCGCCGATCGCAGCATCGACGTGTCGACGCCAACCATCCATCGCATCTTCGTGCCCGTGTCGCAGTCGGTGACGCTCCAGGTAAACTCCACCCTTGGCGATATCGCGGTGGGGGATGAAAAGATCGCCGATGCCCAGCCGATGACCGACCGTACGCTCTACGTCATAGGCAAGAGCACCGGCACCACCACCATCAATCTGTTTTCCGAGGACAAGCGCACGCTTGGCACAATCCAGGTCGAGGTCGGCCTTGACGTCAGTGACATGGCGCAGGCGATCCGCCAGGTAGCACCCAGGGCGCGCATTGAAATCGGTTCGATAAACGGCAAGATCAGGCTTTCTGGCCACGTCAAGGATGGAGCGACGCTGGCATCCATCATGGAGGTCGCGCAGCAGTACGGCCCCGACGCCATCATCAATTCGGTTATTGTCGACGACAGCCAGCAGGTCAATCTGGAAGTGCGTATCCTGGAGGCCAAGCGCAACGCTGGCCGTGATCTCGGCGTCTCCATAAGAAGCACAAATGGCAGCGGAACGACCCGGACGGGGACGGGGGTCGCGGCCGTCGACAGCGACAATCTAGTGCTCGGGCCGGGGGATCTGGTCAGCGGCCTGCTCTCGAATACCAATCCGTTCGCCGCGCTGATCACACGGGTCATCGACAGCAATATCAAGGTCGACCTGATCATCGAGGCGCTCGAGGCCAAAGGTGTGGTTCGCACGCTGGCCGAACCGAACCTGACCACGCTCTCCGGCGAGCCAGCCAGCTTCAATGCCGGCGGCGAAGTGCCTATTCGCAGCACCACCAAGGACGGCGAGGTCGAAATTGTATTCAAGCAATTCGGCGTCAATCTGCTGTTCACGCCGGTTGTGCTCGACGACTCCAAGATCCATATCAAACTGGCGCCGGAAGTGAGCGACTTGACCGGCTTCACCAGCGCTGGCGACCCGATCTTCACCAACCGCAAGCTGGAGACCGTGGTGGAGCTTCGCGACGGCCAGAGCTTCGCGGTCGGCGGCCTCCTCTCCAGTAAGAACACCAGGCTGCAGAACCAGGTGCCGTGGCTCGGTCAGGTGCCGATCGTCGGCGCGCTGTTCAGGAATTCGAGCACCCAGAAGGAAGAGACCGAACTCGTCGTTGTCGTGACGCCCCATCTCGTGCGGCCAGTAAAGCCCGGCGAGCAATTGGCGACGCCCTTCGACAAGACGAGGCCGTCCAACGATCCCGAGCTGATCCTGCTCGGCCAGCTCGAAGTGAACAAGGACATGATCCGCAAATATGAGTTGGGCGAAGGCGTCACCGGCCCCTACGGCCACATGCTGGACGTGAAATCGAAGGACAAGATGCTCTATGTCAAAAAATAA
- a CDS encoding TadE/TadG family type IV pilus assembly protein has product MLRTIRAFWHDQSGIALILVSIMLPAIIGLSLLAIDMSRMNNLDNDLQKGTDALALAAAAELNGRSDAWTRAENALTNLVSNKTMFSNGGFVSLTTGNGAATVDPTYSACRSKGQVSWCFLASIPANDSDPITSANYAASATVTRFIQVKAQPETFSAIFPVSISSSGNSTETNYNLSAVSVAGFTSGVCNYTPVFICNPYEMVNGTNTAGDATLEQAVSDPAIHRRLIELRTVGNNAAYGPGNFGFLQPPDSVGNGAQGLAQSIATSTPLGCYSAQGVSTKTGQNNGPVQDAFNVRFGINANGNAFNSAEYGPASNVRKGASTNGNGNGNQCPSYNQLTFNAAGNMGLPTDATTPYMGGRMGDGDWNLSGYWSTNFGATSYPSAWDAIKPTRYQVYKYEIANGLVSHPSTGGEVGTPPSACLAPVTSVDRRLLYGAILNCQALQAAGNNLSGNSTNLPVEAFASFFLTQPVPGASAGGSVFVELGDITGRSGNGTLDNFLRDEAQLYR; this is encoded by the coding sequence ATGCTGCGAACCATTCGCGCGTTCTGGCACGATCAGAGCGGAATAGCGCTGATCCTCGTCAGCATCATGTTGCCGGCGATCATCGGATTGTCCTTGCTGGCGATCGACATGAGCCGGATGAACAATCTGGACAATGACTTGCAGAAGGGTACCGACGCTCTGGCGCTTGCCGCGGCGGCCGAGTTGAACGGCAGGTCTGACGCATGGACCCGCGCCGAGAATGCCCTGACCAACCTCGTTTCCAACAAAACCATGTTTTCCAACGGCGGGTTCGTGTCACTGACCACCGGCAACGGCGCCGCGACCGTGGATCCGACATATTCCGCATGCCGGTCCAAAGGGCAGGTATCGTGGTGCTTTCTTGCAAGTATCCCTGCGAATGACTCCGACCCGATCACATCGGCCAACTATGCCGCATCGGCAACCGTGACCCGGTTCATCCAGGTCAAAGCGCAGCCGGAAACCTTCAGCGCGATATTCCCGGTTTCGATCTCTTCCTCCGGCAATTCGACCGAGACCAACTATAATCTCAGCGCCGTCTCGGTGGCCGGGTTCACCTCGGGCGTCTGCAACTACACCCCGGTCTTTATCTGCAACCCGTATGAGATGGTGAATGGCACCAACACGGCCGGTGACGCGACCCTCGAGCAGGCCGTATCGGACCCTGCCATCCATCGCCGGTTGATAGAATTGCGCACGGTGGGAAACAATGCCGCGTACGGGCCGGGCAATTTCGGCTTCTTGCAGCCGCCTGATAGTGTCGGCAACGGCGCACAGGGACTCGCCCAATCGATCGCCACGTCGACACCACTTGGCTGCTATTCGGCGCAGGGCGTAAGCACCAAGACCGGCCAGAACAACGGCCCGGTGCAGGACGCATTCAACGTTCGCTTCGGGATCAATGCCAACGGCAATGCTTTCAACAGCGCGGAATACGGTCCGGCCTCGAATGTCCGCAAGGGAGCGTCGACGAACGGGAACGGCAATGGCAATCAGTGCCCTTCCTACAACCAGTTGACGTTCAACGCCGCGGGCAACATGGGCCTGCCGACAGATGCGACCACCCCATATATGGGCGGACGGATGGGCGACGGGGACTGGAACCTATCCGGTTACTGGAGCACCAATTTCGGTGCCACCAGTTATCCATCTGCGTGGGATGCGATCAAGCCGACCCGCTACCAGGTCTATAAATACGAGATCGCGAACGGCTTGGTCAGCCACCCTTCGACCGGCGGCGAGGTTGGAACGCCGCCAAGTGCGTGCCTGGCGCCGGTCACCTCCGTCGACCGAAGGCTGCTCTATGGCGCCATTCTCAACTGCCAGGCGCTTCAGGCGGCAGGCAACAATCTGAGCGGTAACAGCACCAACCTTCCTGTCGAAGCGTTCGCCAGTTTCTTCCTGACCCAACCTGTCCCCGGCGCCTCAGCCGGAGGGTCGGTCTTCGTCGAGCTCGGCGACATTACCGGACGCAGCGGAAACGGCACGCTCGACAACTTCCTGCGCGACGAAGCGCAGTTGTACCGGTGA
- a CDS encoding TadE/TadG family type IV pilus assembly protein, protein MVKLLSRTLRRFRADQRGTVIVEMTLVAPLMLLLSAGVFEFGNLIHDKLLMEAGLSDGARFAARCNSKLYTDAGLAAIDCAALAKNIAVFGNLAATPPARIKDWTTSDVTISIADPATCKDAVDPGTGTVLYLSTTSQVCIVTASGTYAYSSLDSIGLLSLVNITTVTLGASHQERLIRF, encoded by the coding sequence ATGGTGAAACTTCTGTCCCGCACACTGAGACGTTTCCGCGCCGACCAGCGCGGTACTGTGATCGTCGAGATGACCCTGGTTGCGCCGCTGATGCTGCTGCTGTCGGCCGGCGTGTTCGAATTCGGCAATCTCATCCACGATAAGCTCCTGATGGAAGCCGGTCTCTCCGACGGAGCGCGCTTTGCTGCGCGCTGCAACAGCAAGCTCTACACGGATGCCGGACTCGCCGCGATCGACTGCGCCGCTCTCGCCAAGAACATCGCCGTGTTCGGAAACTTGGCGGCGACACCCCCCGCACGGATCAAAGACTGGACGACGTCCGATGTGACGATCAGCATCGCCGATCCGGCCACTTGCAAAGACGCGGTCGACCCCGGCACCGGCACCGTCCTCTATCTCTCGACCACGTCGCAGGTCTGCATCGTAACGGCGTCCGGCACCTACGCCTACAGCAGCCTCGACAGCATTGGATTGCTGTCGCTAGTGAACATCACCACCGTTACACTTGGAGCCAGCCACCAGGAGCGGTTGATCCGGTTTTGA
- a CDS encoding TadE/TadG family type IV pilus assembly protein produces the protein MLKRFIRSEDGATMVEMAIAMTLLLVLTLGFVDFGFAFYQWNAATKAVQIGARFASISDPVASALTTAAPISNPGAPVAAGAYGPFVCTYDSAGAGSCTNSGAFSAAAFSRIFRGDTANTNDDACPALGANQRPGMCHFFPGLLRKNVVVTYTATGLGYQTRLGGPVPTITVSLQNIDFQFFFLGGLLGFGNITVPSMLSTVTGEDLKSTSP, from the coding sequence ATGCTGAAGCGGTTCATAAGGTCCGAGGACGGTGCGACGATGGTCGAAATGGCCATTGCCATGACGCTGCTCCTCGTCTTGACCCTCGGCTTCGTCGATTTCGGCTTTGCCTTCTATCAGTGGAATGCGGCAACCAAGGCTGTGCAGATCGGGGCAAGGTTTGCTTCAATCTCGGATCCCGTCGCGTCGGCTCTTACCACGGCCGCGCCGATCTCCAACCCAGGCGCGCCCGTAGCTGCCGGCGCATATGGGCCGTTTGTTTGCACCTACGACAGTGCGGGCGCCGGCTCCTGCACCAACAGCGGCGCATTCAGCGCCGCCGCCTTCAGCCGCATCTTCCGTGGCGATACCGCAAACACAAATGATGATGCGTGCCCTGCCTTGGGAGCCAACCAGCGCCCGGGCATGTGCCACTTCTTCCCAGGCTTGCTGCGCAAGAATGTCGTGGTGACCTACACGGCCACCGGCCTTGGCTACCAGACACGGCTAGGCGGCCCGGTGCCGACAATCACCGTCAGCCTTCAGAACATCGACTTCCAGTTCTTCTTCCTGGGCGGATTGCTCGGGTTCGGAAACATCACGGTGCCCTCCATGCTGAGCACGGTAACGGGCGAAGATTTGAAGAGTACCTCGCCATGA